Below is a genomic region from Medicago truncatula cultivar Jemalong A17 chromosome 3, MtrunA17r5.0-ANR, whole genome shotgun sequence.
CAGGACAAGCCGAATTCCAACGCGATAAGCCATGGGCAAACGATCCTCACTACTTCAAGCGTGTCAAGATCTCTGCACTCGCTCTACTCAAGATGGTTGTTCACGCGCGTTCTGGTGGAACAATCGAGGTTATGGGTCTTATGCAAGGTAAAACCGATGCTGATTCAATCATCGTTATGGATGCTTTTGCGCTACCTGTTGAAGGAACTGAAACTCGTGTCAATGCTCAAGCTGATGCTTATGAATACATGGTTGATTATTCTCAGACAAACAAACAGGTTCGTCTTTTCAATTTCTTACTTTAttttaaaccctaaccctaCCTAGTTAGAGTATATTTTGCCCCAATTAGCTGCCTGCTGCCGTAATTATAATCCCGTAAACCCTAAATCCTGATCACAATTGATTTTTCCcttaaaccctaaccctaattaCAATTGTGATTTTTCCCTTAAACCCTAAATGGTTTTAAACCAACAGTTGTACGAAAAGGCGTTCGTAGCTGTGTGAATTTTTCAGAACATTGCCCAAATcttattaaacttttttatacTATCATAATGTGTAATAACATAATTTCTCATTGTTAATGTAAATACTTTCATTATTTTGTAACGTTTTTAGAAGAGACAAAGCATAAAAAATCCAAATGATACAATAAATATGTTCGTTACCGGTTGCACGGTGTATTTTCGTGTCAGTTTCCGTGATTTTTGTTCACTCCGTTAAAACAGAGAAAAACGGTATCATCCACCACCTATACCTTTATGTCGCAGCAGTTTTTGCGGTAACAGACCCAATTTTAAAACCTTGGTTGACCCTAattacaattttgattttttccttAAACCCTATCCCCGATTACAATTGTGATTTTTCCTAATCAGTTGATATTTTGCACCAATTAAATCCCTAACCCTAATTACAATTGTAATTTTTCCCTTTAAACCAACACTGATTACAAATGTGATTTTGTCCTTTCACCCTAACCCCAATTTTAACTGTGATTTTGACCTGATTAGTTGATTTTTGTGTGTGTAGGCTGGGAGGTTGGAGAATGTTGTGGGGTGGTATCATTCACATCCTGGTTATGGTTGCTGGCTTTCTGGGATTGATGTTTCGACACAGATGTTGAATCAGCAATTTCAGGAGCCGTTTTTGGCAGTTGTGATTGATCCAACAAGAACTGTTTCTGCTGGGAAAGTGGAGATTGGGGCTTTCAGGACTTACCCTGAAGGTTATAAGCCTGCTGATGATCCTATTTCTGAGTATCAAACTATTCCTCTTAATAAGATTGAAGATTTTGGTGTCCATTGTAAACAGGTCCATTGTAAACTATTCTTTCCTTGCTCCCCATTTCAAACCCTACAAACTCttgtttttttgtatttctcTCAACTacatttgtgtgtttttttcaGTATTATTCCTTGGATATCACTTACTTTAAGTCTTCTCTTGATTCACACCTTTTGGATCTTCTGTGGAACAAATATTGGGTGAATACACTTTCATCTTCTCCTTTATTGGGCAATGGAGACTATGTAGCTGGACAAATCTCAGATTTAGGTACTCTTCAGtgccattatttttttatgtgataatttgttttggttttatattATTCTTATTGAATGTCCTGTCAATGTTATATTCTGTAATTATGAATATCTCAATTGGGAAATTTTCTTTGTTGCAGCCGAAAAGCTAGAACAAGCAGAGAATCAATTGGCACACTCGCGTTTCGGGCCACTGGTAGCACCTACACCTAGAAAGAAAGAAGTGAGTGATTGTTTTTTTATACGTCTTCTGCAATGTACTGTCTAATTATTGGAATTTCTTTATTGAGAGTTTCAGATAGATTATTCAAGTTTTTCACTTGTTCATTTGAAGTCTAGGACgactataattttttatgattgaaaCTGTTCTTGTTGTTTTGTTCCCGTCGAAAGAAaggagagagggagggagggttTTTTAGTTTGGAGCAATCTTCAGCCCATGGCATAGAACCAATCTTGACCATGCAAATGCATGATAAACTGTTATCTATTTGATGTTATCTATCACTATTAAAGAGCCATCACACTGGTTAATTTTTCGTTCTGACATATCAAATTCTCAAATGATTTGCAGGAAGAATCTCCACTTGCTAAGATCACTCGTGATAGTGCAAAAATAACTGTTGAACAAGTGCATGGTTTAATGTCACAGGTAATTGCCAACACCATCCTCCTacgaaaaaaagaaaaaatatgtaaaaatatttctaGACAGCTAAAATATTATGGTGAATTTGTTGGATGCAGGTAATCAAGGACATCCTGTTCAACTCTGTTCATCAAGCTAACAAGTCTCGTACAGAAACATCTGACCCTGAACCAATGATTGAAAGTTGATTTTGGTTTCTTTTCTACTAGACATGCAATTGCAGTTTTTGTGTTTGCCGTCTTCATCAACGGCCAACAGATTTACTTTCAGCGGATAGACTGTTAATCTAGTTTTGCGTTTTGTGTAATGCTCTGTATATCCTCGATGGCGTTGCATCTTACAAAACATTCTTCCAGGCTTATTATCAACCAGGCAATTGGATTCAAGTTCTCATAGAATTGATTATAAATTGCACACAGTGTAGTTATAAATCTCGTGGTTCacatttaacaaattttattgtgctttattattttactatttcagattttagaaattgttttaaatttgaagCATTTGATAGAAACATGAGGTTATtgtttaaaaagaataaaaatatagttatttttcttataggagatgatttatttatttttgtttgtagtCTTGAACATAGTTGACAACCGTTCAATTTGTAAAATTGAGGACTtaaattcaaaaactaaaatatgagCAACTAAATTTTCAAGAAATACGAAAATGATATATCAACTAgtacatttttaaaaagaagtgcaatcaaaaccaaaaccaaaggtGGGATTTTGGgtaaatgttttttctaaaatatttttttttctctcctatTATTATATAGTATTACTCACAAAGCAAAGAGAACTCCCAAATAGGGTGGGATTCCCGTGCTGTTTCCACACCTCTACAAAAGAGAGGTTTGGTGAAATAGACATACATGTGAAGTTGTAGAACCGGATAGAAAATCCCTATGAAGCTTGTGTGTTTCTTGAGATTGACTTTGGACTTTTCTTGCGTAACTTTGGTGGAGGGCAAAGAAGACTTTTCTTGCGTAACTTTGGTGGAGGGCAAAGAAGACCTCCTTCCGCGGGAGCTGTGCCTTCAGGGAGATATTATAGAAGAGCTAAAATTCTTACATTGTGTCATAATACAAATCAAGGACCAATCTCATGTGAACATTTTTTGTGGTGAAGGCATCCCAAAAAGCAATGGAGGCGTGTAAATGTTTCCTGGACACGACAGAGATGGACCCTCCGCCAAACAAGCAGAACAGATTAACAACAAGATTCACCCGTCGAACAAGTAGGGAAAAGAAAGGGAGGATGGTCGTCCAACTTGTATGAGTTTTTTCTTAGACCAAAAGGTCAAATTTAGGAAACTCGTAAATTATGGatggtgatttttatttttttcaggtGTTGGGGATGATTTTAGCTagatttcaaaaattattaattttgtttctcttatactcccaaaacaaacaaataaatattattatttctaaGCTTTATTTATAAATTCTGAAATAAGATCCTCATTATTAGAGGAACTGAAAtctacctaaaaataaaattcttggtACTCGCAAACTAACAACAAGAAATTAACATTTCACAAAGCATACAAGTCATGACCACAGTGGTAAAATTGGATACATATGCTATGTAAGAATGGTTGGTTtatactaaaaaacaaaaaggattgcTCTGAAATTAGTAAGGTAGGTTCTAGAATAGTTCAACGTTGTGCCTGCACATGAATGTacaagaaaactaaaattttgCAAGTCATTTTCATATGGTACGGTAATTCAGACCTATAATCAATTAGATGCCCAATACAAGAGGCCTCTATGAAAACgtactcttcatctttttcatccCCACCACCATCAAGAGCAAAAGTCCAAGTGAAATAGAACTTCCAAAGTTATCTACTTTATAATTTTAGTCGTATTTTTTTCTTCGAGAATCATAATTTTACTTGTATTTCAACCTCTGATGATCTTTTATGAATTTCCAAACAAAGTATGCTTCTAATAATGAATGAATAGTATCAACGTAGTGTGACACAATTTAAAGATAATTGAGTTTTTTGAGTATGTGGTCATAAGTTAATTTTTAACACGTGTGTATTTTGACACGAGTGTATTTCCGATCGGAGGATactattgacaaaaaaaaatgtagtaggTTAGAATTAtgtactaaaaatataaatgaaattttttatctcAACACTTTTTTATGACCATATTAGGGGTACCCATTAATAAttgattta
It encodes:
- the LOC11433036 gene encoding COP9 signalosome complex subunit 5a; protein product: MNNLYFPLSSSSVGFFSVPTHSLTGEKGFTHGGTMEASSSSSSAIAQQTWELENNIIPMETPSDDSIFHYDEAGQAEFQRDKPWANDPHYFKRVKISALALLKMVVHARSGGTIEVMGLMQGKTDADSIIVMDAFALPVEGTETRVNAQADAYEYMVDYSQTNKQAGRLENVVGWYHSHPGYGCWLSGIDVSTQMLNQQFQEPFLAVVIDPTRTVSAGKVEIGAFRTYPEGYKPADDPISEYQTIPLNKIEDFGVHCKQYYSLDITYFKSSLDSHLLDLLWNKYWVNTLSSSPLLGNGDYVAGQISDLAEKLEQAENQLAHSRFGPLVAPTPRKKEEESPLAKITRDSAKITVEQVHGLMSQVIKDILFNSVHQANKSRTETSDPEPMIES